One Terriglobales bacterium genomic window, ATCTTTGCGGCAGATCCAGCAGGACGACATCGGAACGCTCTTGTACGCGTTCAAGTACAGCCTCCCCTCCACTGGGAGAGATATCAAAGTCTTGTACATCGAAATCGGGAGCGAGCCTGGTTAGTTGTCGCTCCGAGCCAGTCTTCAAATCTATTTCCCACAAATCCTTGTGCTGAAGATCGCCGCGAAGCAGCACAATCGATTGGCCGTCGGCGAGGAAGGCGATGTGTCGAGCGCCGCGAGCAAGCTTGAGGGGAGGCAGCGGATGTGGCGAAGCGTCTGAATTGGCTGCTTCGATAGAAAATGTTGTGCCTATGTCGGGCCCTGAGTACACGACAAAGTTCCCATCGGGAGACCAGGTTGGGTTCAAGGAGTACTCGTGTACAAACGGAGTTGCACCGCGACGGTCCACGGGAATTCTGAATATATGCGGAACCCCATCATCGTTTGCGGCAACGGTGATGGACTTGCCGTCAGGCGTCCACGCAGGGTCTCCTACAAGCTCCAGGGAATCGGAGGTAACCCGCGCTCCGGTGCCATCCGCCTGCATCACGTACAGAAGAGTCCGACCTCTCTGTTTTACGGCGAATGCCACGGTATCACCGTCGGGCGAGATTGCAGGCCCGCCAACGCTGGCCGCATCTTCTCCGCTCCACAATTCGGTCGTGGTGCCGTTCGCGATTTTCCAGATGCTCTCACGCGCTCCCGTCACTGACACATACAGGAGATAGTTAGGTCCAAGCCGCGGCGAGAATCCGGTACTCGTCCTTAGCGAGATCGCGGCGGGATTGCTCTTGTTCCGGTCGGCGAGATCCATATGCCACAGACTTTTTATCGGAGTTGCCAAAGTCGCGACCAGACGCCGACCATCTGCAGAAGCCGCCAGCGAGGTGTATCGTTCAGGTCCGAATGTAAGGCGATGAGAGATG contains:
- a CDS encoding LpqB family beta-propeller domain-containing protein, with the translated sequence NGSSPVQSSAAPVTLPLATPTLPEKKRKLRFPHVWQIAVMATVMAMGVVVWLRRTEYFWKNPLANARFQTITNFEGVGDAAALSRDGHFVAFLSKRDGQTDVWLTQVGSGEFHNLTHGSLPGLSNPLIRNPAFSPDGSLVTFWSRTQNSSGQGDINIWAMPTLGGEPKLYLQNVGEFDWSRDGSRLAYHTPGPGDPLYVSSTGNRTDARQILSAPAGQHCHFPLWSPDSKFIYFVQGSLPDELDIWRIPSEGGNPERITFHNGRVTHPVFLNRNTIAYLTTDADGSGPWIYSVNVERRISHRLTFGPERYTSLAASADGRRLVATLATPIKSLWHMDLADRNKSNPAAISLRTSTGFSPRLGPNYLLYVSVTGARESIWKIANGTTTELWSGEDAASVGGPAISPDGDTVAFAVKQRGRTLLYVMQADGTGARVTSDSLELVGDPAWTPDGKSITVAANDDGVPHIFRIPVDRRGATPFVHEYSLNPTWSPDGNFVVYSGPDIGTTFSIEAANSDASPHPLPPLKLARGARHIAFLADGQSIVLLRGDLQHKDLWEIDLKTGSERQLTRLAPDFDVQDFDISPSGGEAVLERVQERSDVVLLDLPQR